In the Carassius auratus strain Wakin unplaced genomic scaffold, ASM336829v1 scaf_tig00006720, whole genome shotgun sequence genome, one interval contains:
- the LOC113071257 gene encoding sterile alpha motif domain-containing protein 9-like — protein sequence MDVWKKDDVRKWLIKNKVPEEYAKILYDQDVYGAALIHFGEEDLLKLVSNHGPAVHIYNIVAQFKTSPKNSEKHTALPRDTDASVVTSTVQHFQQEKVAAESPSTESAQLEIPAQISIEENRYAISSVKTWSISLEDKPKYTGSGGKSPVPFENALLLEEQNNGMHNKEDEASCAQSPALHLTQCTKQTNNMGSETKAHLFISENPEDISASFELQYCTPRPFDKSSETFVYIQDDILPPETGPGNLIDPLHEYKLMANTENASEEAVFKKFRNETFRFAAACMNTRTNGTIHFGVGDEPLYKHGQIIGLEVPSRDKYVDEFDKGLQEHFKGKSNIAMTCIRPPKFVKVKCPGNKDKWVIEIDVVPKYKLTQKKLFYTTLDKKKKKSKCLFIRSGASTINYLPEDNLKIFKQNSKNLKKDLELWALARELAEEDIANLRMCYHQCICSRDPCQWCVNSKVVHQP from the coding sequence ATGGATGTCTGGAAGAAAGATGATGTCCGTAAGTGGCTAATCAAGAACAAAGTCCCTGAGGAGTATGCTAAGATTCTTTACGATCAGGATGTTTATGGAGCCGCTCTAATTCATTTTGGCGAAGAAGATCTCCTAAAGCTTGTTTCAAACCATGGGCCTGCAGTTCACATCTATAACATAGTGGCCCAGTTCAAAACTTCCCCCAAAAACTCAGAAAAGCACACTGCCTTACCCAGGGACACAGATGCATCAGTGGTGACCTCTACAGTTCAGCATTTCCAACAAGAAAAAGTAGCAGCTGAAAGTCCTTCCACTGAATCTGCTCAACTGGAGATACCTGCACAAATCAGCATTGAAGAAAATAGGTATGCTATATCAAGTGTGAAGACATGGTCAATCTCTTTGGAAGACAAACCCAAATATACAGGCAGTGGAGGGAAGTCACCTGTTCCATTTGAGAATGCTCTACTATTGGAGGAACAGAATAATGGCATGCACAATAAAGAAGATGAAGCAAGCTGTGCACAATCACCGGCCTTACATTTGACACAATGCACAAAGCAAACAAATAATATGGGGAGTGAGACCAAAGCACACCTGTTTATCTCAGAGAACCCAGAGGACATATCAGCAAGCTTTGAACTTCAATATTGCACACCCCGCCCTTTTGATAAAAGCAGCGAAACATTTGTATACATACAAGATGACATACTTCCACCTGAAACTGGCCCAGGCAACCTTATCGACCCTCTGCATGAGTACAAACTCATGGCAAACACAGAGAATGCTTCAGAAGAGGCTGTCTTTAAAAAATTCAGAAATGAAACATTCCGGTTTGCTGCAGCATGCATGAACACTCGAACAAATGGAACAATCCATTTTGGTGTTGGAGATGAACCACTGTACAAGCATGGACAAATTATTGGACTAGAGGTGCCATCTCGTGATAAATATGTAGACGAATTTGATAAGGGCCTGCAGGAGCACTTCAAAGGAAAAAGTAATATTGCAATGACTTGCATTAGGCCCCCCAAGTTTGTAAAAGTAAAATGTCCAGGTAACAAGGACAAGTGGGTTATTGAGATTGATGTTGTCCCAAAGTATAAATTAACCCAGAAGAAACTTTTTTACACTACATtagacaagaagaaaaaaaagtcaaagtgcCTTTTTATTCGTTCTGGAGCAAGCACCATTAATTATTTACCTGAAGATAATCTTAAGATTTTTAAGCAGAACTCAAAGAATTTAAAAAAGGATTTAGAATTATGGGCTTTAGCTAGAGAGTTAGCTGAAGAGGATATAGCTAATTTAAGGATGTGTTACCACCAATGCATTTGTTCCAGAGACCCGTGTCAGTGGTGCGTCAACTCAAAAGTGGTGCACCAACCCTAA